Proteins from one Sabethes cyaneus chromosome 2, idSabCyanKW18_F2, whole genome shotgun sequence genomic window:
- the LOC128735117 gene encoding vanin-like protein 1 — MQIRQVLLTGIITCCIVLSDQISTPSDDHYWAGVVEFSFEAKGNEQPDINTSKNLEKYIQIINSTEADPVDIIVFPEYGLSSIETASFVPAPYEGVVPCNNFTYEATVRDLSCSAKLHRKYLVVNLVEKALCPENGDKRPCAADGLYHFNTNVVFDRNGSVIARYRKYNLFGEAGINTTLRAENFKFETDFGVTFGTFICFDLMFDEPALHLVRDGITDVAFSTMWFSELPFLTAVQIQQAWAYKNNVNFLASGASYPEVGSTGTGIFAGKRGRIVSVMNHHADVKLYVAKVPKINRPEASFDRQPVEKYTPLEMVNLKLKRDQIDRYNTTSLPMKSNSNFQTTVCQSELCCNFALNYTVSSLTSDAQYYRYRLAVHDGIRTFDGFADGAITACAIMACTNESLSSCATRFDNSSAVVNAVEFRSIAIDGIFPGDEDVFLLPNSVDMSILPLEVEETEYSERLFTENSAKLVEVQYKLISPRSDLYAFAIWGRNFISESNSARPGVVLVLIALVTSVLLNKVF; from the exons ATGCAGATAAGGCAGGTGTTGCTGACCGGCATTATTACCTGTTGTATTGTACTCAGTGACCAG ATTTCAACTCCTTCCGATGACCACTACTGGGCAGGCGTTGTGGAGTTTAGTTTCGAAGCCAAAGGCAACGAACAGCCCGATATCAATACGTCTAAAAATCTGGAAAAATATATCCAGATCATAAATTCCACCGAAGCTGATCCTGTGGATATCATTGTCTTCCCGGAGTATGGTTTAAGCAGCATTGAAACGGCTTCGTTTGTACCTGCTCCCTATGAGGGAGTTGTCCCTTGCAATAACTTTACGTATGAAGCTACTGTCCGGGATCTATCCTGCTCGGCGAAATTACATCGAAAGTATTTGGTAGTTAACCTGGTAGAGAAAGCACTTTGCCCGGAGAATGGTGATAAGCGACCATGCGCTGCGGATGGCTTATATCATTTCAATACGAATGTCGTTTTTGATCGGAATGGATCCGTCATCGCACGATATCGAAAATATAATCTTTTCGGAGAGGCCGGAATTAATACGACACTGCGGGCTGAGAATTTTAAATTCGAAACCGATTTCGGAGTCACCTTCGGTACGTTCATTTGCTTCGACTTGATGTTTGATGAACCGGCTTTACACTTGGTCCGCGATGGGATTACCGATGTGGCCTTTAGTACGATGTGGTTTTCGGAGTTACCGTTTCTGACGGCGGTTCAAATTCAGCAAGCGTGGGCCTATAAGAACAATGTTAATTTCTTAGCTTCGGGAGCGAGTTACCCGGAAGTTGGCAGCACCGGAACAGGAATTTTTGCCGGAAAGCGAGGACGAATTGTGTCCGTTATGAATCACCATGCGGATGT TAAACTATACGTGGCTAAGGTTCCCAAAATTAACCGACCGGAGGCTAGTTTTGATCGGCAACCTGTTGAGAAATATACGCCGTTGGAAATGGTGAACCTCAAACTGAAACGAGACCAGATTGATAGATACAATACAACCAGTCTTCCGATGAAAAGTAACAGTAACTTTCAGACAACTGTGTGCCAAAGTGAGCTTTGTTGTAATTTCGCTTTGAATTATACAGTTTCATCTTTAACTTCTGATGCA CAATACTACCGCTACCGTTTGGCGGTACACGACGGTATACGAACGTTCGATGGGTTCGCGGACGGTGCCATTACGGCTTGCGCCATAATGGCTTGCACCAACGAGAGTCTGAGCTCCTGCGCAACACGGTTCGATAATTCATCTGCCGTGGTCAATGCGGTAGAATTTCGTTCGATCGCAATAGATGGCATTTTCCCGGGTGATGAAGATGTTTTTCTACTTCCGAACAGTGTCGATATGAGTATCCTACCACTGGAGGTTGAAGAAACTGAGTACAGTGAACGATTGTTTACGGAAAATTC GGCCAAACTCGTAGAAGTTCAGTACAAACTGATTAGTCCACGCTCTGACCTTTATGCATTCGCAATTTGGGGTCGCAATTTTATTAGCGAATCCAACAGCGCTCGGCCCGGCGTTGTGTTAGTATTGATTGCTCTTGTTACCTCTGTTTTATTAAATAAAgtgttttaa